In Thermococcus chitonophagus, the genomic stretch TTTTCCATTGTGGCCTCAAGTCCATCAGGATTGCTCGAGGCTAGGGGCAGGACGATCGCCAGTATCGCGAGTATTATCAAAATCCCCTTCACCACGTTCCTCATGCCGGCACCCCCTGAAGCTCAGGAAGCTTTGTCCTAACCGCGTTAACAACTGCCAGCGTGATTATGGCCTCCCCAATGCCTATCACCGCGTGGTAGCCAACCATTAGGCTCAACACTTTCATAAAGGGTAGGCTCTTGCTTACTCCAATCTCCACGGCAACCAACGCTGCTCCGGTGACAACTGAAGTCCAGGAAGCTACAGCTATCGCAAGCTGTTCATTAATAGCCTTAAGCCTTGAGTACAGGTAGTACCCCAGGAAGGCACCAATGATACCCATGTTGAGTATATTCGCGCCTATAGCCGTTACTCCCCCATCGCCGAACAGCAGGGTTTGAATCAGCAGAACTGCAGTGATCACTATTACCGCGGCATAGGGTCCAAGAAGTATCGCAACTAGCGTTGCCCCAAGCAGGTGACCGCTGACTCCTCCAATGATTGGAAAGTTGACCATTTGGGCCGCAAATATTCCCGCGGCAAATAAGCCGAGTAATGGAATTTTATCCTCTGGAAGGTTCTTTAGCTTCCTAAGGGAGTAGCCGACGACTCCTATTGTTACAGCGTACGTTACAATGATAACTGGGAGGCTTAGCAAACCGTCGGGAATGTGCATTCTCAACCCTCCTTTTGTGTTATCATTTGCAGAATTAGTAGCACGAAATTAAAACGTTTTTAAAACTGCATGTTACCAACTAAAGGTTTGCTCATCGTTGCATTTCTACGTCCATTGAAGCCTAAGAAACCTTATAAGGTCGTTTTACAAGCATGAAAATGGTGGGGCTTAATGCTCGATTACTTCTTCAATCCTAAGGGAATAGCTGTTATTGGCGCTTCTAATGATCCAAAGAAGCTCGGTTATGAAGTTTTCAAGAATCTAAAGGAGTACAAGGGCGGAAAAGTTTATCCAGTGAACGTCAAGGAAGAGGAAGTTCAAGGTGTCAAGGCCTACAAGAGTGTCAAGGACATCCCAGGGGAAGTTGACCTCGCAATAATAGTCGTCCCCAAGAAGTTCGTCAAAGACACCTTAATCCAGTGCGGAGAGAAGGGGGTAAAGGGAGTCATAATCATAACGGCAGGCTTCGGAGAGACGGGCGAGGAAGGAAAGAGAGAGGAGAGAGAGCTAGTTGAGATAGCCCACAAGTACGGAATGAGGATAATAGGACCGAACTGCGTTGGAATAATGAACACCCACGCGAACCTAAACGCAACTTTCATCACCGTTGCAAAGAAAGGAAGTGTTGCCTTCATAAGCCAGAGCGGAGCGTTGGGAGCTGGAATAGTGTACAAGACGATAAAGGAGGATATAGGGTTTTCGAAGTTCATAAGCGTCGGAAACATGGCAGATTTGGACTTCGCTGAGATAATGGAGTACTTAGCAGATACTGAGGAGGACAAAGCAATAGCTCTGTACATAGAGGGAATAAGGAATGGTAGAAGGTTCATAGAGGTTGCAAAGAGGGTAACGAAGAAGAAGCCCGTAATTGCGTTAAAGGCAGGAAAAAGCGAGAGCGGGGCTAGGGCGGCTTCATCTCATACTGGTTCACTCGCTGGAAGCTGGAAGATTTATGAAGCAGCATTTAAGCAGAGCGGGGTTTTAGTGGCGAATACTATCGATGAGATGCTGAGCATGGCAAGGGCATTTACGCAACCGCTACCAAGAGGAAATAGAGTTGCAATAATGACGAACGCTGGAGGTCCTGGGGTCCTTACGGCGGATGAGATAGACAAGAGAGGATTAAAGCTGGCTAACTTGGAAGAGAAAACGATAGAGGAGCTTAGATCATTCCTACCACCGATGGCTGCTGTGAAGAACCCAGTGGACATGATAGCCTCCGCGAGGGGAGAGGACTATTACAGGACTGCAAAGCTTCTCCTGCAAGATCCAAACGTTGATCTCCTAATAGCGATCTGCGTAGTTCCAACTTTCGCCGGAATGACTCCTACTGAGCACGCTGAGGGCGTTATAAGGGCCATGAAGGAGGTAAACAATGGAAAGCCAGTTCTCGCAATGTTCATGGCAGGTTACGTTAGCGAGAAAGCTAAGGAGTTGTTGGAAAAGAACGGAATTCCAACATATGAGAGGCCTGAAGATGTAGCTTCTGCCGCCTATGCTTTAGTTCAGCAGGCCAGAAATGTTGGAAAGTTGGAGGTGGAGTGAATGGTTAAGGTTACCGATATAGTTTTGTGGGATAAGCCCGGAGAAAGAGTCCTCCTCTTAGGAAACCAAGCAATAGTTAGAGGTGCACTCGAGGGCAACATTGCGGTATTTGCAGCCTACCCGGGAACCCCCAGCTCTGAAGTCACTGATACGATGGCCGCAGTTGCCAAGAGGGCAGGAGTTTACATGGAGTACTCGACCAACGAGAAGGTTGCGTTTGAAACGGCATTAAGCGCTTCCTGGGCTGGGCTCAGGGCAATGACGGCGATGAAGCACGTTGGTTTGAACGTTGCAATGGACTCATTCATGACCGTCAGCTACATGGGAGTTAATGGCGGTCTAATAGTCATGGTCGCTGACGATCCCAGCATGTGGTCTTCACAGAACGAGCAGGACACCAGGGCGATAGCCAAGTTCGCCAACATCCCAGTCCTTGAGCCCTCAAGCGTTCAAGAAGCGAAGGACATGGTTAAGTATGGCTTTGAGATAAGCGAGAAGTACGGGCAGATGGTAATCCTAAGGACCACGACAAGATCCTCTCACATGAGAGGAGACGTGGTTCTGGGAGAGCTTCCGGAGGAGATAAAGCAGGCAAAGAGGAAGTTTGGAGAGTTTAAGAAGAACCCAGAGAGGTACGTTGACATTCCCGCGTTCCAGAGGCCCAAGCATGCATGGTTGCTCGAAACGATAGAGAAGTACAGGAAGGAGTTCGAGAACTCCTCGTTCAACTGGATTGAAGGCGATGGAAAAGTCGGAATTATAGCCCCAGGATTGAGCTACGCATACGTAAAGGAAGCTCTGGCTTGGCTTGGCGTTGAGGACATCAAGATACTCAAGCTCGGAACGCCGTTCCCAGTGCCCTATGGATTACTTGAGAAGTTCTTCGACGGCTTAGAGAAAGTCCTCATAGTTGAGGAGCTCGAGCCAGTCGTTGAGGAGCAGGTTAAGCTGTGGGCCTACGAGAACAAGGTCGACGTTCCAATTCACGGCAAGGATCTCGTTCCCAGGATATTTGAGATGACAACAAGGAGAGCAGTAGAGGCTATAGCAAAGTTCCTGGGGCTCGATCTGCCGGTGAACTTCCAGGAGATAGATGAGAAGTACAAGAAAGTCCAAGAGATAGTCCCACCGAGGCCGCCATCGCTCTGTCCGGCCTGTCCACACAGGAACACGTTCTTCGCGATCAGGAAGGCAGCATCTCCAAAGGCAATATTCCCGAGCGACATAGGCTGTTACACCCTAGGCGTTCTCCCACCGCTCAAGACCGTCGATACCACGATAGCCATGGGTGGCTCAATTGGGGTTGCCCACGGATTGAGCATTGCGCTTAATGGTTCAGTGGCCGAAGAGCAGAAGAAGACCGGCAAGGAGAAGAAGATAATAGTGGCAACTATAGGTGACTCAACGTTCTTCC encodes the following:
- a CDS encoding energy-coupling factor ABC transporter permease, with the translated sequence MHIPDGLLSLPVIIVTYAVTIGVVGYSLRKLKNLPEDKIPLLGLFAAGIFAAQMVNFPIIGGVSGHLLGATLVAILLGPYAAVIVITAVLLIQTLLFGDGGVTAIGANILNMGIIGAFLGYYLYSRLKAINEQLAIAVASWTSVVTGAALVAVEIGVSKSLPFMKVLSLMVGYHAVIGIGEAIITLAVVNAVRTKLPELQGVPA
- the acdAII gene encoding acetate--CoA ligase I subunit alpha; protein product: MLDYFFNPKGIAVIGASNDPKKLGYEVFKNLKEYKGGKVYPVNVKEEEVQGVKAYKSVKDIPGEVDLAIIVVPKKFVKDTLIQCGEKGVKGVIIITAGFGETGEEGKREERELVEIAHKYGMRIIGPNCVGIMNTHANLNATFITVAKKGSVAFISQSGALGAGIVYKTIKEDIGFSKFISVGNMADLDFAEIMEYLADTEEDKAIALYIEGIRNGRRFIEVAKRVTKKKPVIALKAGKSESGARAASSHTGSLAGSWKIYEAAFKQSGVLVANTIDEMLSMARAFTQPLPRGNRVAIMTNAGGPGVLTADEIDKRGLKLANLEEKTIEELRSFLPPMAAVKNPVDMIASARGEDYYRTAKLLLQDPNVDLLIAICVVPTFAGMTPTEHAEGVIRAMKEVNNGKPVLAMFMAGYVSEKAKELLEKNGIPTYERPEDVASAAYALVQQARNVGKLEVE
- the iorA gene encoding indolepyruvate ferredoxin oxidoreductase subunit alpha, producing the protein MVKVTDIVLWDKPGERVLLLGNQAIVRGALEGNIAVFAAYPGTPSSEVTDTMAAVAKRAGVYMEYSTNEKVAFETALSASWAGLRAMTAMKHVGLNVAMDSFMTVSYMGVNGGLIVMVADDPSMWSSQNEQDTRAIAKFANIPVLEPSSVQEAKDMVKYGFEISEKYGQMVILRTTTRSSHMRGDVVLGELPEEIKQAKRKFGEFKKNPERYVDIPAFQRPKHAWLLETIEKYRKEFENSSFNWIEGDGKVGIIAPGLSYAYVKEALAWLGVEDIKILKLGTPFPVPYGLLEKFFDGLEKVLIVEELEPVVEEQVKLWAYENKVDVPIHGKDLVPRIFEMTTRRAVEAIAKFLGLDLPVNFQEIDEKYKKVQEIVPPRPPSLCPACPHRNTFFAIRKAASPKAIFPSDIGCYTLGVLPPLKTVDTTIAMGGSIGVAHGLSIALNGSVAEEQKKTGKEKKIIVATIGDSTFFHTGLPALANAIYNRSNVLIVVMDNLVTAMTGDQPNPGTGETPHGEGRRIPIEEVAAAMGADFVAVVDPYDIKATYETIKKALEVEGVSVVVARRVCALYRIGQLRREGKQWPIYQVNEDKCTGCKICINAYGCPAIYWDPEKKKAKVDPLMCWGCGGCAQVCPFDAFEKVREGEL